The following is a genomic window from Malus sylvestris chromosome 12, drMalSylv7.2, whole genome shotgun sequence.
TGCTATTCCGCTCAGCTCTTCTCTTGCTGCCATTTGCTCCTCAGTTGATCCTATGGAAGCTAAACAAACCACAGTGTTATCTGCTGTTGAGTCCTCGTGACTTTCAGTGATTTGGTCCTCAGATGAATTTGACTGTTCATCAGTTTCGGTGATTAACTTATTGGTGTCAGATTCGATATTTTCCACCATGGAACCAATGTTGCTAAGTTCCAAACTCGTGATCAAGGTAACTTCTTTGGAGACTTCTTGAACCACTTCATTTACCAGACCTACACAACTGGGGCTACCATGTTCATCTCGCTCCAAGGAGGTTTTGTCACATGACTTGGGATCTTTGATTTCTAATGAAGAAATACTGGTAAAGTCAATGACTTTCTCATCCCGATCACAAGCATTTATGGAAACAATTTGATTCTCCTTCTGAGCTTCACCAGTGGCCTCAGGAACAGTAATATCCCTTTCGGTTTGAATGGAACAGTGGCCTATACTCGACTCTTGAAGCTTAGGAAAATTCACTTGACTTCGCTGCTCTTGCATTTGAAAATCACTGACTTGATCGGGAGACTCATTCAAACTTTTCTCAGGACACGACACATTCCCAAGCAAGATTTCGGCAGAAGATTCCGAGTCACTCTCCTTACCTTGATGAACAGAACTTTGAACTGACAGACCATTGCAGACTTGAAGATCTGATTTAGTGGAATCTGTTTCGTTGGACCTCTGGCTGCTCTTAACTTCTGAAAACGGGAGAACTGTTTCAAATGCTTCTACGAGCAATGCTACTCTTCTTTGTTGAGGCTGAGGTAGTTTAGATATAACCTGTTGAAGTGCATAATCAAGCATCCACTCCTCGgcattctttctctcttctgtCTTCTGCTGTCTTAGATTGATTTTTTCTGCTTCCAAATCAGGATGCAAAGGCAGGTACTGTCGCTTCGGGTAATTGAGGTTCCTCACCTTTTCAACTGCCTTGACAAATCTCTTGAGGAGAATGAATTTTTTAAGACTGCTCCAGCTCTTGGGTGTTTTCTTGTCCGTCTTAACTCCCACTTCTGACACTGTTTTCTCTTCTGGATTTTGTGTCGTACTAGTCTCAGTCAAATGACTGGTAGTGGAGGTGCTCTGCTCCCCACCCTCATCTATTGTCTGTTCTAATGCTTCCCGGTCTGAGCTGGCGCCACTAGTAGATGATTGATCATCATATGAGCAGTCCTGAATTTCGGGGAGAAGAATGCTATCAAATGCTTCTTGCACAAGCTGAATGGCATCATGGCAACATACCTCAGTAGTTTCATCTCCTGCTCTGTGATTTACAGAAGCTGTATGCTCATCTGTTTCTGCGAAACATAAATTGTCTGTGTCACACGTGATGTTGGCATCTTTTGGTTTCTCTTCCTTGTCTGATCCATCAGGAGGGAGcttgttttcaacatttggagTGATACCTTTTGCTGCGTGCTTGTACATCAACTGCCACATTCGGGTATATTTCTGATCCCTTGCTTGCACACTTCTATTTTGGTTCTCATTACCTGCAATTTGTTCCTTCAAAGCTGGACTATGAGAAGCAGAAGAGACTTCCTTTTTTTCATTGTCCCTTGTGAATTCCAAAACATCATGAGGGGTTGGTCTTTCCAAATTATCTGGTAGTTTGACAGTTGCGCAATCATCAACCTCCATATTTTTTCCATTCAATGTAGGATCATTAACGCTCATATCATCTGTGCAAGTGGATAGAGAGCCTTCATTGTGATCAGACGCTGCGAATTTCTCTTCGTTCCAGTCTGTTTTGGTGGACTCCAAATTTGTAGCGATGCAACAAAATTCCAGACTTAAACCATCCGGTGCAGGGAGTGACACCATAGCATTCGTTTCATGAACTACGCTATTTCCATTGCAGGCCATGTGATTTGTCTGATCATCCTTATTTTTGCCAGACCTTTTCACTCTCTCCAACGGTTGAGTTGCCTGTGTTACGCCTCTCTGAGCCCTCAACATGCGCCTCCTTATCGAAATCAGGCGCTTGAGTGGGGGTACATTGGCATTGCGATGACCATGAAGTGAGCAGTAAGTGAATGGACAAACCCTGGTGGCCGAACCCCCCTCATATTCAGTCCCCTCTGCCTCAGGATCCCGAATTTCAGGCAACTTGGAACCTTTGAGTGCCCAAGAACATGTAGCTCTTTGTACTCTCAATTCCGGAACTTGAACGATTTTGGTGAGAAATTCAAAG
Proteins encoded in this region:
- the LOC126592790 gene encoding LOW QUALITY PROTEIN: calmodulin binding protein PICBP-like (The sequence of the model RefSeq protein was modified relative to this genomic sequence to represent the inferred CDS: inserted 1 base in 1 codon), giving the protein MDDKELEVAADFGSNEMPEKLSTTTIDAPSVLQNQNGRSQGEGAQELLQLQKKKRKKLKKLTSIKLSKSPSLKPSRRRSNHHVSSTDDSCDTSTENLQNSARTLARRSSFKPAKNLTRISSLKFRNPLMRKCSGGTHMNNIDLNKSRMSKPADSAISSTDADSSSPTCSSSSTSIETRKRAVWSKLNSKTPPGQCSPLNFSPKXVQVPELRVQRATCSWALKGSKLPEIRDPEAEGTEYEGGSATRVCPFTYCSLHGHRNANVPPLKRLISIRRRMLRAQRGVTQATQPLERVKRSGKNKDDQTNHMACNGNSVVHETNAMVSLPAPDGLSLEFCCIATNLESTKTDWNEEKFAASDHNEGSLSTCTDDMSVNDPTLNGKNMEVDDCATVKLPDNLERPTPHDVLEFTRDNEKKEVSSASHSPALKEQIAGNENQNRSVQARDQKYTRMWQLMYKHAAKGITPNVENKLPPDGSDKEEKPKDANITCDTDNLCFAETDEHTASVNHRAGDETTEVCCHDAIQLVQEAFDSILLPEIQDCSYDDQSSTSGASSDREALEQTIDEGGEQSTSTTSHLTETSTTQNPEEKTVSEVGVKTDKKTPKSWSSLKKFILLKRFVKAVEKVRNLNYPKRQYLPLHPDLEAEKINLRQQKTEERKNAEEWMLDYALQQVISKLPQPQQRRVALLVEAFETVLPFSEVKSSQRSNETDSTKSDLQVCNGLSVQSSVHQGKESDSESSAEILLGNVSCPEKSLNESPDQVSDFQMQEQRSQVNFPKLQESSIGHCSIQTERDITVPEATGEAQKENQIVSINACDRDEKVIDFTSISSLEIKDPKSCDKTSLERDEHGSPSCVGLVNEVVQEVSKEVTLITSLELSNIGSMVENIESDTNKLITETDEQSNSSEDQITESHEDSTADNTVVCLASIGSTEEQMAAREELSGIADEARLEKKKYTNLWFLVYKHMASTIDAKDGDEPLEGAKEEQVDDANRLPEIDQEKSDYADNKKVELRHIEAIKLQVEKAIDEIVLPENKDESDDDKSSTRDSCPEQEPPKNKVVVEGKSCISKSTNFAKFDNATIQEEENQVAKVEDEPAKKMSKNWSNLKKMILLNRFIKALEKVKKFSPRGPQYLPFEPDPKAKKVHLKHLNMDDRKNSEEWMLDYALQQAVSRLTPARKRKVSLLVEAFETVIPSNGIPNPFRQQVAH